Proteins encoded together in one Mycobacterium noviomagense window:
- a CDS encoding rubredoxin → MAAYRCPVCDYVYDEAKGAEREGFPAGTPWHQIPDDWCCPDCGVREKIDFEKIGASR, encoded by the coding sequence ATGGCCGCCTACCGCTGCCCGGTCTGCGACTACGTCTACGACGAAGCCAAAGGCGCTGAGCGGGAAGGCTTTCCGGCCGGCACACCCTGGCATCAGATCCCCGATGACTGGTGCTGTCCCGACTGCGGGGTACGGGAAAAGATCGACTTCGAAAAGATAGGAGCAAGCAGATGA
- a CDS encoding alkane 1-monooxygenase, translating to MAGDVAKQADADVVVWQDKKRYLWLLGLIAPTALLVTLPIVWAMNQAGWQTASQVLFWIGPILLYIVLPALDLRFGPDGQNPPDEVTERLENDRYYRYCTYLYIPFQYASVVVGAYLFTASDLSWLGFEGSLSWPAKIGLALTVGTLGGVGINTAHEMGHKKESLERWLSKITLAQSCYGHFYIEHNRGHHVRVATPEDPASSRFGETFWEFLPRSVFGSLRSAWRLEAQRLRRLNKSPWHLSNDVLNAWLMSVVLWGVLIAVFGPALIPFVVIQAVFGFSLLEAVNYLEHYGLLRQKTANGRYERCTPKHSWNSDHIVTNLFLYHLQRHSDHHANPTRRYQTLRSFPDAPSLPSGYASMIALTYVPPLWRKVMDHRVLAHYGGDITRVNVHPRRRQELLARYGAAA from the coding sequence ATGGCCGGTGACGTGGCCAAGCAAGCCGATGCCGACGTGGTGGTGTGGCAAGACAAGAAGCGCTACCTGTGGCTGCTCGGGTTGATCGCGCCGACGGCGCTGCTGGTGACCCTGCCGATCGTGTGGGCAATGAACCAGGCCGGCTGGCAGACCGCCTCCCAAGTGCTGTTTTGGATCGGTCCGATTCTGCTGTACATCGTCTTGCCCGCGCTGGACCTGCGCTTTGGTCCCGACGGGCAAAACCCGCCGGACGAAGTCACGGAGCGGCTGGAGAACGACCGCTATTACCGCTACTGCACCTATCTCTACATCCCGTTCCAATACGCGAGCGTCGTGGTCGGTGCATATCTGTTCACGGCGTCGGACCTGAGCTGGCTGGGCTTCGAGGGGTCGCTCAGCTGGCCGGCCAAGATCGGCCTGGCACTCACGGTGGGGACGCTCGGTGGGGTCGGGATCAATACGGCGCACGAGATGGGCCACAAGAAGGAGTCGCTGGAGCGGTGGCTGTCCAAGATCACGCTGGCCCAGTCCTGCTACGGGCACTTCTACATCGAGCACAACCGTGGCCACCATGTACGGGTGGCCACGCCGGAGGACCCGGCATCGTCCCGCTTCGGTGAGACATTCTGGGAGTTCTTGCCCCGCAGTGTGTTTGGCAGCCTGCGCTCGGCTTGGCGACTGGAGGCCCAGCGGCTGCGGCGGCTGAACAAAAGCCCATGGCACCTGTCGAACGACGTGCTCAACGCTTGGCTGATGTCGGTTGTGTTGTGGGGCGTGCTGATCGCGGTGTTCGGCCCGGCGCTCATCCCGTTCGTGGTCATCCAGGCAGTCTTCGGCTTCTCGCTGCTGGAAGCGGTGAACTACCTCGAGCACTACGGGCTGCTGCGGCAGAAGACGGCCAACGGCCGCTACGAGCGCTGCACTCCCAAGCACAGCTGGAACTCCGACCACATCGTGACCAACCTGTTCCTGTATCACCTGCAGCGGCACAGCGACCATCACGCGAACCCGACGCGGCGCTACCAGACGCTGCGCAGCTTCCCCGACGCGCCCAGCCTGCCCAGTGGTTACGCGTCGATGATCGCGCTGACCTACGTTCCGCCGCTGTGGCGCAAGGTCATGGACCACCGCGTGCTGGCCCACTACGGCGGCGACATCACCCGCGTCAACGTCCATCCCCGCCGCCGGCAGGAGCTGCTGGCCCGTTACGGGGCGGCAGCATGA
- the alkX gene encoding TetR family transcriptional regulator AlkX yields the protein MTATLAHVKRVPYAEASRALLRDSVLDAMRELLLTRDWSAITLADVAREAGISRQTIYNEFGSRQGLAQGYALRLADRLVDLVEAAIYNNVGDIYAAFLEGFRAFFTESAADPLVISLLSGVAKPDLLQLITTDSGPIITHCSDRLTSSFIHSWVNASEDDAGILARAIVRLAISYVSMPPEADHDVAADLARLFTPAAERYGVIEAQ from the coding sequence ATGACAGCTACCCTCGCGCATGTGAAACGGGTCCCGTACGCCGAGGCGTCACGGGCCCTGTTGCGCGATTCGGTGCTCGACGCGATGCGCGAACTACTGCTGACCCGCGACTGGTCGGCCATCACGCTGGCCGACGTGGCGCGCGAAGCGGGCATCAGCCGGCAGACCATTTACAACGAGTTCGGGTCGCGGCAAGGCCTCGCGCAGGGGTATGCGCTGCGGCTGGCGGATCGACTGGTGGACCTCGTCGAGGCCGCGATCTACAACAATGTCGGCGACATCTACGCGGCGTTTCTCGAGGGCTTTCGGGCGTTTTTCACCGAGTCAGCCGCCGACCCGCTGGTGATCTCGCTGTTGTCCGGAGTGGCCAAACCCGATCTGCTCCAGTTAATCACCACCGACAGCGGACCCATCATCACGCACTGCTCGGACCGGTTGACGTCTTCGTTCATCCACAGCTGGGTCAACGCAAGCGAAGACGACGCGGGAATACTCGCTCGGGCGATCGTGCGGCTGGCCATCAGCTACGTCTCGATGCCGCCGGAAGCCGACCACGACGTCGCCGCCGATCTGGCGCGGCTGTTCAC
- a CDS encoding rubredoxin has translation MTDYKLFVCVQCGFEYDEALGWPEDGIAPGTRWDDIPDDWSCPDCGAAKSDFEMVEVARS, from the coding sequence ATGACCGACTACAAGCTGTTCGTGTGTGTGCAGTGCGGCTTCGAGTACGACGAGGCGCTGGGCTGGCCGGAAGACGGCATCGCGCCTGGCACCCGCTGGGACGACATCCCCGACGACTGGAGCTGCCCGGACTGCGGCGCCGCCAAGTCCGACTTCGAGATGGTGGAAGTCGCGCGTTCATGA